The following nucleotide sequence is from Candidatus Bipolaricaulis sibiricus.
GCATCCCGAACCGTGGCAAAGGCGCGAGCAACCTCGTCCGGTACTTCATCGACCTCACCGAAGAAGTACATCCGCTGGAGATCGGCGCTGTATCCCTCCGCTTGGACGCCGAAGTCGAGGTGGAGAAGATGGCCCCGCTTGGTGCGGTTCTCGGAGGGCGCCCCGTGCCCAAACGCCTTCTCTGGACCCGCGTCCACGGCTGGATTCGACGCCGGCTGCCACGCAAAGCCCACACCGAGCTCTCCCATCCGCCGGTGCACGAACGCTTGGATCTCCCGTTCGGTCTGGCCCACCGCTAGGAAGCCCTCGAGCTCGGCGAGGATCCCCTCGGTCAGTCGGACGGCGCGGCGAATCCGCTCCTGCTCGAGCGGGCTCTTGCGGCCCCGGAATCGTGCGATCACGCGCTCGGCGCTCACCAGGCGGGCCGCGTGTGAGGTTGGAGCAAGGAGATCAAGGAGCAACGCCTTCATCCCCGCGGTCAGGCCGTCGGCGCCCACGTCGCTCTTGCTCTCGTTGATGCCGATCGTTCGGGGAGCGATCCGGTCCAGCTCCGCCTGCAGGAGCGCAGCGATCCCCTCGGTGTAGGGGACGACGCGATCGTACAGGTCGGCCGGGATCACCGCGGCGTCGAACGACCCGACGATCGCCACCCGCTCCCCGGTCGCCGTGAACAGGAGCGCCGATGGCCACACGAGGTCCGCCCCAAGGACGAGAGGGAGAACGGGGTCGGGGGTGTGGACCGTCTCCCGAACCCAGACCAGCCAGACGTCCATTCCTGTCTCGGCAAGGATCGCCGGAAGCTGAGCGAGCTTCTCCTCCTGCAAACGGTTGTCCCCGCAGGTGTCCATGGGGCAGAGTGTACGGAGCGGGCGGGCGCGAGGCCCGGCCTCAGCCGTCGCCGATCGGGGGAACGGGGTGGAGGAAGTGCTGGAACTCGATCCGGCGCCCGTCGGGATCGGTCCCGAAGAAGTGGTAGATGCGGTACCGGGGGTTCTCCACCGGTGTGGAGGTGGCGACGTCGGCGAGCTGGCGGTACATCCCGTCCACATCCGCCCGGTGCGGGTAGAAGAAGGTGAGGAGCACATCGCGGTCCGGAGTCGGCTGCCGGTGGAACCCCACCAGCATGTTCCCATGGCGGAGGATCGTGATCTCCGGCTGCTCCAACCAGACCACCATCCCCACGCGCCGTATGTAGAACTCTCGCACCGCTTCGAACTGGGCTGTCCTGAGGAAAACGATGCCCGCCATGTTCCCAGTCTAGCCTGTAGCGCGAAGGGCCACCAGGGCCGACCGCGTGGCCACCGCCCCCGGTCGTGGGAGATGGAGGGGAGCGTCAGCTCCTCACACCGAGGTGCGGCTTTGCCCCCCCCGCGAAGACACGCGCGGTGGGAGAGTTCCCACCGCGCGGATGAGCCTACAGGTTCCAGCTACCGACAGGAGCACTTGCGCTCCATCACCCTCCCCAACATCCGCCCTGCGACTCCCCGACCCGCGGGCATGGCCCCCCGGACGTCTGTCCGTCCGCCCATTCGCCCCCGCAGGAGAGCGAGCTGGTCCGGGGTGATCTTGCCATCAGCCATCGCTTCGGCGAACACTTCGCGCAGCGCCTGACGGGCCTCGATGCGATCCTTCATCAGTTGCGCCTGCTCGGCCGTGATCCGTCCCGCAGCTACGGCCTCATCGATCATTTCCAGTCGGGCCTTGGAGAACGCGGTCACGAGGTCGTCCACGCTCACGCCAAGGTTCGCCGCCACCTTCGCGAGGAGACCCTCCCGCGGAGAGGTCGCGCTGTCGGTGTCCGCCTGAGCGAACACCACGAATGCCACGGTCGTCGCGGCGACCACGGCCATCACAGCCATCACAATCGCCTTCGTTCGGTTGATCATTGCCGTCCTCCTTGTTGACATCTCGAGGTGTTGGTCCAAAGGGTGCCACCCAACGGTGGAGTACCCCGTGCGGTGTTGTGGCAGGACTGTGGAGGCCGGTGGACCCCGATGTAGAGGCGCTCCCTTCCGCCGCCCCCGCTTGCGCGGACCCACGTTCGTCCCCTGCAGGGCGCCGGCCGCACCTTCCTCCCCATCGGGCCGTGGTAGGATCGTCCCATGGACCCGGTCACCCTGTTCTACCGGTTCGGGCTGGCTCTCGTCATCGGCGGCTTGGTCGGCCTACAGCGGGAGTACGCGCAGGGAGAAGGACGGGGAGCGTTCGCCGGGGTCCGCACGTTCCCGCTGTTCGCCCTGGCCGGCGCAGGGGGGGCCCTGATCGCAGAGGCCCTCTCCCAGCCGTGGGCGTTCCTCGTCCTCCTGGCGGTGGTGGGACTGCTGATCGTCGTGTCACACGGGATCAGTGCCTGGCGGGGCGAGGTCGGGCTGACGACAGAGATGGCGGCCATTCTCACCTTCCTTGTCGGCGCACTCTGCTATTGGGGGATGATCGAGCTCGCCGCTGCGCTTGGGGTTACGGTCACCGTGCTCCTGTCCCTGAAGCTCGAGCTGCGCAGGTTCGCCCAGCAGCTCACCCAGGCTGACGTCCTGGCTGTCCTCAAGCTCGCCGTGATCACGGCGATCGTCCTCCCCCTCCTCCCGAACCGCACGTTCGGCGGAGCGCCATGGGATGCGTTCAACCCCCATCGCGTCTGGCTGATGGTGGTCCTGGTGTCCGGGGTCGGGTTCGCGGGGTACGTGCTCATGAAGCGGCTGGGACCCGGAAGGGGGATCAGCCTCACGGGGTTCATCGGTGGGCTCGTATCCAGCACCGCCGTCACACTGAGCTTCTCCCAGCGCGGGCGGCGAGAGCCGATGTTGGCTCAAGCCCTCGCCCTCGGAATCGTCGCCGCCTGGACCGTGATGTTCGCCCGGGTGCTGGTCGTGGTATCTGTGGTCAACCCCCAGCTCCTTCCGCGGATCGCCCCGCCGATCGTTACCGCGGGGCTAGTTGGACTGGCCTACTCTCTGGTTCTGTTGAGAGCCGCGCAGCGTGGCCAGGCCCCGGCGTTGAACGTCGGTGCGCCGTTCGAGCTGGGACCCGCCGTCCGGTTCGGAGTCCTCTACGCGGCGATCCTTCTTGCGGCGCGGGCCGCCCACCTGTACCTGGGAGACCTGGGGATCTACCTCTCGAGCATCGTGGCATCCGTAGCCAATGTGGATGCGATCACGCTCACCATGGCCGAACTCGGACGCGCCGGGGGGAGCGTGGACCCCGTCACGGCGGGCCGGGCGATCGTCATCGCCGCGATGACGAACACGCTCGTGAAGGGTGGGATGGTGGCAGCGCTCGGTGGTCACTCGTTGCGCAGGGCAATCGGGCCCGGGTTGGCGGCGATGCTCCTCGCTGGGGTCGGCCTCGCCTTCATCTTCTGACGCGAACCCCAGTGAGGACCGCTATAATGGTCCAATCCAAGAAGGAGGTCAGCGATGGAAAAGTGGGAATGCACGGTCTGCGGATGGATCTACGATCCCGCGAAAGGGGACCCTACCCAGGGCATCTCGCCCCGGACGGCGTTTGAGGACCTCCCCGAGGACTGGTTGTGCCCGGAGTGCGGTGCTCCGAAGGACATGTTTGAGCTTGTAGGCTAATGGCGTTCGTTGTCCTCGGCGGAGGACTGGCTGGAGTCACCGCAGCCAGGACCCTGCGGTCGCTCGATGGCGCGACGGCAATCACCATCGTCGAGGCTGAGCCCACCCCCTACTATCTGCGCCCTGGCCTGATCGAGGTCCTTGCAGGGCGCAAGACCCTCTCCGAGATCACCCCGTTTCCCCGGGCGTGGTTTGAACACCGGAGGATCGCCTACCGATCGGGGACGCCGGCGGTGGCGCTCCAGCCGGCCGCGCACCGGGTGCAGCTCGCGTCTGGCGAGGTCCTCACCTACGAACGGCTGTTGCTCGCTTGTGGGGCGGAGGCCGTTCAGCCCGATCTCCCTGGGGTGAGCGTGGGAGGCGTGTTCACCCTGCGTTCGGCGGCAGACGTCGAGCGGATTCGGACGCGTGCTGAGACCGTATCGGCTGCGGCGGTGATCGGGGGAGGATGGCTGGGGATCGAGGTCGCCCGCGCCCTCCACGATCTCGGCCTGGCGGTGGTTCTCCTCGAGCGGGGACCGTGGCTCCTCAACCGCCAGCTCGATGCCGGTGCGGCCCGCGTACTTCAGGAGATCCTCGTCGCTCAAGGGATCGGGGTCCGCGTCGGCGCGGCGTGCCAGACGATCGTGGGCTCCACAGAAGTCGAGGCGGTCCGCCTTGCCGATGGCGAGGAGATCGCAGCCGGGTTGGTCGTGATCTCCGCCGGGATCCGGCCCCGGGTCGGGCTGGCACTGGCCGCAGGCCTCCGCACGGGCCAGGGGGTGATCGTGGACGATCACCTCGCGACCTCCGACCCCGAGATCTTCGCCGCGGGCGACGTCGCGGAGTGGCGTGGCCGCATCTACGGGATCATCCCCGCGGCCCGCGAGCAAGGCGAACTGGCCGCCCGCAACATGGTCGAGCCGGGTCGCGCCACGTACTCCGGCACCTCGCCCACGAACAAGCTCAAGGTGGCGGGGGTGGACCTGCTCTGCCTGGGAAACACCCAGCCCCGGGGGGGGTCGCTTCGCGAGATGCGCCATGCCGACCCAAGCTCGGGCCGCTATGTGAAGTTCGTCCTGGGCGGAGATGGCGAGCTGGCCGGTGCGATTCTCCTCGGCGCCCCAGAGCTCGCCGGTCCAATCGAAGAGCTGGCACAGGCCGGCGTGCCCGCCGAAGACGACCTCCAACGCCTCCTCGCATCCTAGCCGGCGATCCGCACAGACCGACCGCTCGCTCCGCAGCGCACCCTGGCCCTCCCCCTCCCCGCAGACCCGATCTACGCGAGGGAGTGCCCGAGATGGACCATGCGTGTTGCCTCGCCGGCCGTCGCTCCCGTCCCGATCGCCGCGATCAGGCCGTCGAGGTCAACCACCCCCCGCCCGGCGAGGAACCCCAGGGCGAGGAGGGGGGCCGCCCGGCCGGGATCCCCCGAGGCGCTCATCTCGGCGGTCCGGATGAGGGGTCGGACCTCCGCCCGCACACCGTCCGGGACGTCGCGGAGCTCGATCTCCCCATCGAGGACGAGGAGCGCCCCCGGCGCGAGCCGCGGGAGGACCTCCGCCACGGCGGTGCGGTGCAGGACCACGGCCACGTCAGCCGTCTCGAGGTACGGGCAGCGGATCGGGCCCTCCGCGACCACGACCTCGGAGTGGACCGCGGTCCCCATCACCTCCGCCCCGTAGGCGTGGCGCAGCGCGACGTGCTTTCCCTGGCCAAACCACGCCCGGGCGAGGAGCCGACCGGCGAACACGATCCCCTGGCCCCCGACCCCGGAGATGAGGACGCCCTTCTCAGCCCCGTTCATCCCGTCCCCCCTTCGGGCGAAGCCCGGCCAGGGTCTCCACCAGCCCGGGCCGGTCCCGGTTCGTGTACTCGCCGACGGTGAACCGGTCCCCGGTCGCGTCTCGGTCGGCCTCCCCGAGGGGGACGCTCCACTCCTTGAGCCAGTTCAGGAACACGGCGGGCTCCATCTTGAGCCGCCCCCCGACCCGCGCCGGACACTGGGACAGGGCCTCCACGAACCGGAACCCCGTCTTCCCGAGCGCCGTGTGAAGCGCTTCCTCGAGCCGACGAGGGTGGGCGACCGTCCACCGCGCGGCGTAGTTCGCCCCGGCGGCGGCGACCACGGCAGCGGCGTCCATCGGCGCCTCCGGGTTCCCGTAGGGAGTGGTCGAGGTGGGGAGGCCGTGGGGCGTGGTCGGGCCGACCTGGCCCCCCGTCATCCCGTAGACAAGGTTGTTGACCATCACGACGACGATGTCCGCGTTGCGGCGCGCGGCGTGAACGAGGTGGTTCCCCCCGATCCCGGCGATGTCGCCGTCCCCACCGACGACGACCACGTTCAGGTCAGGGCGGCGCAGCTTGACCCCGATCGCGGTGGGGATCGCCCGTCCGTGGGCCACGTGGAGGCTGTCCGCCCGGAGGTGGGGGCTCGGGATCCACGCCGCGCACCCGATCCCGCTCACGAACGCGAACTTCCGGAGGTCGGCGTGCCCAGCGCGAGCGATCGCGCGGACGAGCGCGCCGAGGACCAACCCGTTCCCGCACCCCGGGCAGAACGGACCTGGCAAGACCTCCTCGCGGAGGTAGGCGTGCAGGGGGTGGTTCACGGCATCACCTCCCGCACGCGAGCCGCGATCTCCGACGGGAAGAGGGGGATCCCGCCCCCAACCTTGGACAGCCCGATCACCGGGCACGCGCCGGCCGCGATCCGCTCCACGTCGAGGACGAGCTGGCCCAGCGACAGCTCGGGGACGACGATCGCCCGCACCCGCTCCGCCAGCCGGCGGATCGGCTCCTCGGGAAGCGGCCACAGGGTCTTCGGGACGACCACGCCCAGCCGGATCCCCTGCGCAGCGACGAGCTCCCGTGCCGCCAGGGCCGCCCGGGCCACCGAGCCGTAGGCCACCACGCCCACCTCGGCATCGTCGGTCCCGTGCTCCTCGATCACGGCAAGCTCGTCGGCGTTCAGCCGCACCTTGTCCACAAGCCGCGTCGCGAGCGCCCGGTGGACGTCCGGGTCCGCGGTGAACCGCACCCCCCGGCCATCGTGGGTCGACCCGGTCATCAAGACCCCGTGGCCCTCCCCGAGGGCTGGCATCGGGGGGGTGACCCGGGGGTCCGGGGAGGCGAACGGCAGCCCCTCCCCCGTGTACCGTGGCCGCTCAACCCGTTCCACCGTCTCCGGCACGGCCACTCCTTCCCAGGTGTGGGCGACGAGCTCGTCCGAGAGGAGGACCACCGGCACCCGCAGCTTCTCCGCCGTGTTCACCGCCCGCACCGCGAGGTCGAAGCAGTCCTGGGCCGACGTCGGCGCGTACACGACGAGGTGCTGGTCGCCGTGCCGACCCCACCGCGCCTGCATGAGGTCCCCCTGGCCGGCCTTCGACGCCTGCCCCGTCCCGGGCCCGAGCCGCATCACGTCCACCACGACAAGCGGGGTCTCGGTCATGATCGCGATCCCCAACCCCTCCTGCATCAGCGAGAACCCGGGGCCGCTCGTGGCGGTGAGGGGGCGGCCGCCGGCCCACGAGGCGCCGATGAGCATGAACACGCTGGCGATTTCGTCTTCGGCCTGGAGGAACGTGCCCCCACGCTTGGGGAGCTCGCGGGCGAGGTGCTCCATGATCGCCGACGACGGGGTGATCGGGTACCCGGCGTAGAAGTCGACCCCCGCGGCGAGGGCCCCCTCGGCCACGGCGATGTTCCCCGACCACAGCTTGCGCGTTGCGCTCACGGTGGCCAAGGATAGCCGCTTCCCGCCGCTGGCGACAGAACGACGGGCCGACCCGCCCGAGGTCCCCCCGACGGAATCACGGGCCACAGATGACGCCTCACGGGCAGCAGTCCACGGACAACGGACTCCGGACAACGTAGCAGGATCGCAGCCGCCGCCCCGCGCCCGCGGGCCTCTACAGGAGCCCTATGCGGACGGCGACGATCATCCCCACCCCGAGCGCGAACATCACGAGCCCAGTGATGAAGTGGAACTTCCCCGCCTTCGCCTTCCGCCACCGCTCCGCGCGGGCCGTGGTCGTGAACCCGAAGTGCACCGCGAGCGCCAGGACGATGAGCGGCACGACGAACACGAAGTTGTAGAGGAGAAGCAACAGCGCCCCCTCCAGCCGCTCCGTGGTCTGGGAGAGAAGAGTGAGGATCGCCAGGTACGGACCCGACGTGCACGGGGCGAGGAACAGCGACTCCAAGGCCCCGATCACGAACGCCCCGGGGACGCTGGCCACGGACTCCGCGAGCTTCTTCGCCCGCGGCTTCCACCGCTCGGGGATCTCGATCGAGAACCAGCGACCGTACCACAGGAGGTCCTTCATCTGGAACAGCCCGATCAGGATCGCCAGCGAGGACACCGTGTACAGGAACGGAACACGGAACCCCCGCGCCCCCACCGTGACCCCGAGCAGGGTGTACACCGCGAATCCCATCGTGAAGTAGGTCACGTACGTCCCGGCGATGAACGCGAGCCCCGCCCAGAGCACCTTCATCCGCTTTCCGAGGACGATCAGCGTCCCCATGAGAAGGAGCATGAGGGCGAAGTCGCACGGGTTGAGCGAATCCAGGAGCGCAGCCCCGATCACGGCCCACAGGGTGAGCTGTTCCCGCAACCGAAGGCGCTCGAGGGGTGAGGCGGCCTCGTCTGCAACCGCGCGGGCAACGAGAGCATCGACCGTGCGCAGGTCGTCCTCGCCGAACGCGAACGGCCGGGGCGCCTCGCGGCGCACGTAGAGCGTGTCGCCCACCAAGGCGAGATCACCGACGAACAGGGCCGGCGGGTCCCCAGGAGCGTCCATCATCCGCTGCAGGCGCCCCACGGTGCGCCGGTCGTCGTCACGCGCCGGGTCGAGCCGGACCAGCCCAAGACCGGGATGCTGCGCCAGGAGGTCCTCCACCAGCCGCTCGTACGACCCGCTGGCGGGATCGGACGGGTCCAGGAACGCCACGAGGTCCGTCTTCGTCGCGGGCAGGCGGTCGTAGGGAGAGGCCGTGGGGACCTGGACAGCTCGGGCGACAGCCTCATCCAGGGCCAGCTCGAGGGCCAGACCCGTCAGGCGCACCGGCGACTCGCGCAGGCCGTAGAACGTGCTTCCGATCATCGCCACATCCCCGACGAACACCATCGGCACCGGGCCGAGCTCCGCACCGTACGCGGTGAGCAGCCGCTGGACGAGGCGACGTCCCTCCGAGGAGTGGACGTCGTACCGATCGATGCGCAGCGTCGGGTAGAGCGCGGCGAGGTCCTGGAGCAGGGCGTCGACCCGCGCGCAGTCCGTACAGCCGAGCTCGTAGACGTAGACGAGCTCGACCTGCGGGGGAAGGACTTCCGCCAGCGCCGATGCGCCAGCCGCGATCGCCAGCAGCCCGAGCGCCAACCCTGCTGCCCGCCCGCGCGTTCGTGTGGTGTTCATGAGCGCACCGCCTTCACCTTAGCCGGGGACTCCGGCTCGCGCAACGGCGCGAACCACACCGAGCCAGTCTTGGAGAGGATCATCCCACGTGGTCCACGGGCACCGTGCACGCGAAGGCGCGCACCGACCTTGGCCACGGCACGTGCGGTGAGGAGCAAAGGACGGGTGACGGGTCAAGGGCCAATCAGGCCGATCCACCCTCGTTGTCCCCTGTCCCCGCGGGGGACGAGACGCCAGGGCAACGGGCGTTCACTGGCCCTCATCCCCAACAAACCTGCCCTGCACGGATCACGGACCGCAAGGGGCGTACAATGGCGGCCGAGCCATGGAAAAGGGCGGGAGCCTCCTCATCCGCAACGCGCGGCTCGTGACCCCGGCCGGGGTGCGTGCGGGGGACTGCCTCATCCAAGACGGACGGATCGCAGCCGTGGGAGAGGTGAAGAACCCCGGGCGCGCCCCGGACCTGGATGCCGAAGGGCGGTACCTCGCGCCGGGGTTCCTCGACCTCCACGTCCACGGCGGGGCAGGGGCCGACTTCATGGACGGGGACCCCGACGCCGCGCGGGCGGTCGCACTCTTTCACGCCCAGCACGGGACGACCGGCCTCCTCGCTACGATCGTCCCGGGCCCCTTGGACCGGATGCGGAGGGCGATGGCGGCCGCGGCGGGAGTCCCGGGGATTCTGGGGATCCACCTCGAAGGGCCGTTCCTGAACCCCGAGAAAGCCGGCGCGCTTGATCCAGGGTGGTTCCTCCCGCCAGGCCGGGACGCGTTCCGAGAGCTCGTCGCCGGGTTCGAGCACGAGATCAAGGTCGTCACGTTCGCCCCCGAGCTTCCCGGCGCGCTCGACCTCGTCGCCGAGATCGAGGCGATCGGCGCCGTCCCCGCGATCGGCCACACCGCGGCCACGCACCAGGGAGCGGAACAGGCCTTCCAGCGCGGGGCGCGGCACGTAACCCACCTCGGGAACGCGATGACCGGGCTCCACCACCGCGCCCCCGGCTGCGTCGGCGCGGCGCTCCTTTCCGCCGCGTCGGTCGAACTCGTCTGCGACGGGGCCCACCTGCACCCCGTGTTCGTCCGCCTCGTGGTCGAGTTCCTCCGCGGGCGGGGGGAGCTCCACCGGCTGTGTCTGGTGACCGATGCTACCGCCGCGGCGGGGATGCCCGACGGCAACTACCGCCTGGGCGATCGCGAGGTCTGCCTGGAGCGCGGGGCAGTCCGCCTCGCCGACGGTACCCTCGCCGGCTCCGCCCTGACGCTGGACCAAGCCTTACGGAACGCGACCCGGTCTGCCAACTTGCCCCTGGAAGACGCCCTGGTCCTCGTCACCGCAAGTCCGGCGCAAGTCTTGGGGCTGGACGGCGTAATCGGGGCTCTCGCTGTGGGCGCTAGGGCTGACCTGGTCTTCCTCGACCCTGACCTCACAGTGTTGACCACTTTCCAGAGCGGTGAGATCGCCGCTACTGGCAGACAGATCAAGAGCAGATAGGAGCATCGAGCACGGTTGGCTGGCGGACAACGGAACCATGCCAGTTCACCTACTATGCTGCAGCCGCCGGGGTCAGATCTTGTTCCGTGCACGCTTGTTCCAAGGCGCAGAGACGCGGTATTCGCCAAGAAGTCTCGTGGCGGGTGAGCGGTGCGCATCCGTCACCCCAGCGAGAGCCGGGATCCAGAACTCAATCCCAAGACCGGTTACTTCCACGCCTCGTGTGGTACACAGAGTGCAGCGATAGGCGGATTCCTGAGGAGCAGGCTCTCTCTAGATTTCCGCCCAGTCGCGGCCGGTCTTGACCTCGACCGCGAGGGGCACACGAAGGTCAGCCACGCGCTCCATGATCGCCTTGACCTCGCGCGCCGCTCGGTCGGCGTCCTGTTCGTCGGCCTCGAACACGAGCTCGTCGTGGATCTGGAGGATCATCTCCGCCGGAAGCTCGCCCGCCCGCCACGCCGCGTGAAGACGGAGCATGGCGAGCTTGATGAGGTCCGCCGCCGACCCCTGAATCGGGGTGTTGATCGCGTTCCGCTCCTCGTACCCGCCCGCACCGGCCAGCGGGAGCGGCTCCCCCTTGAGGCTCACCGGCCGCCGCCGGCCGAGGAGGGTCCGCGCGTACCCCGTCTTCCGCGCCTCGGCGACGAGCTGCTCGAGAAACGGGCCGACCTTGGGGTAGGCCGCGAAGAACCGGTCGATGTGCCCCTTCGCCTCGGCCTGGGGGATCCCGAGGTCGCGCGCGAGGCCGTACGGGCTGATCCCGTACAGGATCCCGAAGTTGACCCGTTTGGCGATCGTCCGCATCCTCCCGTCCACCTGCTCCGGCGGGACGTCGAACAGGGTCGCCGCCGTGCGTCGGTGGAGGTCCTCGCCGCCCGCGAACGCCGCAATCAGGTTCTCGTCCCCAGAGAGGTGGGCGAGGACGCGAAGCTCGATCTGGGAGTAATCGGCCCCGAGGAGAACCCGGCCCGGAGGCGCGACAAACGCCCGCCGGATGTCCACCCCCGCCTCGTGGGCGGCGGGGATGTTCTGGAGGTTTGGCTCGGAGGACGACAGGCGGCCGGTGGCGGTCCCGGTCTGGTTCCACGAGGTGTGGACCCGCCCGGTGCGGGGATGGACGTACGCCGGCAGCTTCTCGATGTACGTGTTGCGGAGCTTCTCGAGCTCGCGGTACGCGGCGAGCTTGCCCGGGAACTCGTGGCGCCCAGCGAGCTCGCGGAGGACGAACGCGTCGGTGGCAGGCCCGGTCTTCCGCCTGCCGAGCACGGGAAGTTTCAGTTTCCCGTACAGGATCTCCCGCACCTGGGGGGTGGAGTTGGGGTTGAACGGCCCGCCCGCAAGGGCGAACAGCTCCTCGCGAAGCTGGGCGATGAGGATCTCGAGCTCCTTCCCTTGTTCGCGGAGGGCGTCCACGTCGAGGAGGACCCCCCGTCGTTCCATCGTCCGCAGCACCTCGATGAGCGGGAGCTCGACCTCGGTGAACAGCCTCGTCAGCCCTGCCGCGTCGAGCTGGGCGGTGAGGCCCGGGCGAAGCCGGCACACGACCGCTGCATCCTCGCCGGCGTAGCGGGCGGCGCGGTCCACCGGCACCTCGGCGATCCCCTTCTCTCCACCGGTCGCGAGGAGCTCCTTGTAGGTCTGGACCCGGATCCCGAGCTCGGAGCGGGCGATCGCGTCCAGCCCGTGGGCCGGCGCGTCGGGGTAGAGGAGCCAGTGGGCGATCATCGCGTCGAACGCGACCCCGCGGACCTCGATCCCGTACGAGGCGAGGACCTGGAGGTCGTACTTCAGGTTCTGGCCGAGGACCCGTGGCCGCTCGCCTGCGAGGAGGGGCCGTAGCGCGTCGAGGACTTGC
It contains:
- a CDS encoding Rubredoxin — its product is MEKWECTVCGWIYDPAKGDPTQGISPRTAFEDLPEDWLCPECGAPKDMFELVG
- a CDS encoding NAD(P)/FAD-dependent oxidoreductase: MAFVVLGGGLAGVTAARTLRSLDGATAITIVEAEPTPYYLRPGLIEVLAGRKTLSEITPFPRAWFEHRRIAYRSGTPAVALQPAAHRVQLASGEVLTYERLLLACGAEAVQPDLPGVSVGGVFTLRSAADVERIRTRAETVSAAAVIGGGWLGIEVARALHDLGLAVVLLERGPWLLNRQLDAGAARVLQEILVAQGIGVRVGAACQTIVGSTEVEAVRLADGEEIAAGLVVISAGIRPRVGLALAAGLRTGQGVIVDDHLATSDPEIFAAGDVAEWRGRIYGIIPAAREQGELAARNMVEPGRATYSGTSPTNKLKVAGVDLLCLGNTQPRGGSLREMRHADPSSGRYVKFVLGGDGELAGAILLGAPELAGPIEELAQAGVPAEDDLQRLLAS
- a CDS encoding 2-oxoacid:ferredoxin oxidoreductase subunit gamma translates to MNGAEKGVLISGVGGQGIVFAGRLLARAWFGQGKHVALRHAYGAEVMGTAVHSEVVVAEGPIRCPYLETADVAVVLHRTAVAEVLPRLAPGALLVLDGEIELRDVPDGVRAEVRPLIRTAEMSASGDPGRAAPLLALGFLAGRGVVDLDGLIAAIGTGATAGEATRMVHLGHSLA
- a CDS encoding 2-oxoglutarate/2-oxoacid ferredoxin oxidoreductase, beta subunit → MNHPLHAYLREEVLPGPFCPGCGNGLVLGALVRAIARAGHADLRKFAFVSGIGCAAWIPSPHLRADSLHVAHGRAIPTAIGVKLRRPDLNVVVVGGDGDIAGIGGNHLVHAARRNADIVVVMVNNLVYGMTGGQVGPTTPHGLPTSTTPYGNPEAPMDAAAVVAAAGANYAARWTVAHPRRLEEALHTALGKTGFRFVEALSQCPARVGGRLKMEPAVFLNWLKEWSVPLGEADRDATGDRFTVGEYTNRDRPGLVETLAGLRPKGGRDERG
- a CDS encoding 2-oxoglutarate/2-oxoacid ferredoxin oxidoreductase, alpha subunit, with the protein product MARDSVGGTSGGSARRSVASGGKRLSLATVSATRKLWSGNIAVAEGALAAGVDFYAGYPITPSSAIMEHLARELPKRGGTFLQAEDEIASVFMLIGASWAGGRPLTATSGPGFSLMQEGLGIAIMTETPLVVVDVMRLGPGTGQASKAGQGDLMQARWGRHGDQHLVVYAPTSAQDCFDLAVRAVNTAEKLRVPVVLLSDELVAHTWEGVAVPETVERVERPRYTGEGLPFASPDPRVTPPMPALGEGHGVLMTGSTHDGRGVRFTADPDVHRALATRLVDKVRLNADELAVIEEHGTDDAEVGVVAYGSVARAALAARELVAAQGIRLGVVVPKTLWPLPEEPIRRLAERVRAIVVPELSLGQLVLDVERIAAGACPVIGLSKVGGGIPLFPSEIAARVREVMP
- a CDS encoding Cytochrome c biogenesis transmembrane protein (modular protein), whose amino-acid sequence is MNTTRTRGRAAGLALGLLAIAAGASALAEVLPPQVELVYVYELGCTDCARVDALLQDLAALYPTLRIDRYDVHSSEGRRLVQRLLTAYGAELGPVPMVFVGDVAMIGSTFYGLRESPVRLTGLALELALDEAVARAVQVPTASPYDRLPATKTDLVAFLDPSDPASGSYERLVEDLLAQHPGLGLVRLDPARDDDRRTVGRLQRMMDAPGDPPALFVGDLALVGDTLYVRREAPRPFAFGEDDLRTVDALVARAVADEAASPLERLRLREQLTLWAVIGAALLDSLNPCDFALMLLLMGTLIVLGKRMKVLWAGLAFIAGTYVTYFTMGFAVYTLLGVTVGARGFRVPFLYTVSSLAILIGLFQMKDLLWYGRWFSIEIPERWKPRAKKLAESVASVPGAFVIGALESLFLAPCTSGPYLAILTLLSQTTERLEGALLLLLYNFVFVVPLIVLALAVHFGFTTTARAERWRKAKAGKFHFITGLVMFALGVGMIVAVRIGLL
- a CDS encoding N-acetylglucosamine-6-phosphate deacetylase, which codes for MEKGGSLLIRNARLVTPAGVRAGDCLIQDGRIAAVGEVKNPGRAPDLDAEGRYLAPGFLDLHVHGGAGADFMDGDPDAARAVALFHAQHGTTGLLATIVPGPLDRMRRAMAAAAGVPGILGIHLEGPFLNPEKAGALDPGWFLPPGRDAFRELVAGFEHEIKVVTFAPELPGALDLVAEIEAIGAVPAIGHTAATHQGAEQAFQRGARHVTHLGNAMTGLHHRAPGCVGAALLSAASVELVCDGAHLHPVFVRLVVEFLRGRGELHRLCLVTDATAAAGMPDGNYRLGDREVCLERGAVRLADGTLAGSALTLDQALRNATRSANLPLEDALVLVTASPAQVLGLDGVIGALAVGARADLVFLDPDLTVLTTFQSGEIAATGRQIKSR
- a CDS encoding DNA polymerase I: MTIHEALGISEVPERLLLVDGHSALYRSFFAVPDLTTSRGEPVGALYGFVRTLLMVLREYPSRYVAVALDAGGVTVRHEAYAGYKATRKPIPEPLVAQIPRVPEVLDALGIPSLVIPGYEADDVMATLAREAERAGIPVLLFTGDKDMAQLVSERVKLLRPGRGLADRLTVLDRDGVEEKFGVPPERVGDLLALEGDASDNVPGVKGIGEKTARELLAEHGSLDAVLAATDRIRNKRVANALAAHREDALLSRELVALRKVPLPLSVADCAPRDLDPDRLRSVLEGLEFRTVLAELVLDRPREPEGPCTVVTTKDELAAVIRALGAAEEFALDLETTSTDPLTAEIVGIALAVEPDRAWYIPVGHTYPGAPAQLPVGQVLDALRPLLAGERPRVLGQNLKYDLQVLASYGIEVRGVAFDAMIAHWLLYPDAPAHGLDAIARSELGIRVQTYKELLATGGEKGIAEVPVDRAARYAGEDAAVVCRLRPGLTAQLDAAGLTRLFTEVELPLIEVLRTMERRGVLLDVDALREQGKELEILIAQLREELFALAGGPFNPNSTPQVREILYGKLKLPVLGRRKTGPATDAFVLRELAGRHEFPGKLAAYRELEKLRNTYIEKLPAYVHPRTGRVHTSWNQTGTATGRLSSSEPNLQNIPAAHEAGVDIRRAFVAPPGRVLLGADYSQIELRVLAHLSGDENLIAAFAGGEDLHRRTAATLFDVPPEQVDGRMRTIAKRVNFGILYGISPYGLARDLGIPQAEAKGHIDRFFAAYPKVGPFLEQLVAEARKTGYARTLLGRRRPVSLKGEPLPLAGAGGYEERNAINTPIQGSAADLIKLAMLRLHAAWRAGELPAEMILQIHDELVFEADEQDADRAAREVKAIMERVADLRVPLAVEVKTGRDWAEI